In a genomic window of Callithrix jacchus isolate 240 chromosome 22, calJac240_pri, whole genome shotgun sequence:
- the SMIM44 gene encoding small integral membrane protein 44 has protein sequence MPGLAAGEEAEGWSPSPPLYEEYRPPPLDTIRLPRYVLYLLLAALIVLAVAYAIVGHLIKDLAHDLADWAFGPKPDQEAAPRELRPSLTGEDLEGLDLQLALAWQGEEDTVRGGEGAPSEPPPPPEPHRPSVAFKDAPSRSSFWNLM, from the exons ATGCCAGGGCTGGCGGCCGGGGAGGAGGCCGAGGGCTGGAGCCCGTCCCCTCCGCTGTACGAGGAGTACCGGCCGCCGCCCCTGGACACCATCCGCCTGCCCAGGTACGTGCTGTACCTGCTGCTGGCCGCGCTGATCGTGCTGGCCGTCGCCTACGCCATCGTCGGGCACCTCATCAAAGACCTCGCCCACGACCTGGCCG ACTGGGCATTCGGCCCGAAGCCCGACCAGGAGGCTGCCCCCCGGGAGCTGCGCCCCAGCCTGACCGGCGAGGACTTGGAGGGGCTGGACCTGCAGCTGGCCCTGGCCTGGCAGGGGGAGGAGGACACTGTCAGGGGTGGCGAGGGGGCCCCCTCCGAACCCCCGCCTCCCCCGGAGCCCCACCGTCCCTCCGTTGCCTTCAAGGACGCCCCGTCCCGAAGCTCCTTCTGGAATCTGATGTGA